In Mycoplasma feriruminatoris, the sequence AAAATGCTTTTATTTATAATCAAAATGAAAAGATTGAAGGAATTGAGTATTGAGATACATCAAATATTACTAATATGTATTCTATGTTTTATGAAGCTAATAATTTTAATCAGGACATTAGTATGTGAAATGTAGAAAATGTAACTGATATGAGTTATATGTTTTGTTGAGCTTATAAGTTTAATCAAAATATTTCTAGTTGAAATACAAGTAATGTTGAATATATAAATGATATGTTTTATTGTGCTAATAGTTTTAATCAAGACATTTCAAATTGAAATGTAAGTAAAGTTAAAAAAGAATATCAAAACATTGGAAATGGAAGTTTTGATTGAAAAGAAGAATTTAAACCTA encodes:
- a CDS encoding BspA family leucine-rich repeat surface protein, which translates into the protein MNQIIKEPIYNDDLTECLEIGYEWYDNQISIIPLPHTIKKVPKILPNKITSLENAFIYNQNEKIEGIEYWDTSNITNMYSMFYEANNFNQDISMWNVENVTDMSYMFCWAYKFNQNISSWNTSNVEYINDMFYCANSFNQDISNWNVSKVKKEYQNIGNGSFDWKEEFKPKFNK